The region ATCTCGCTTATGATTGCACTGACAGGTGATGAATTGCGGCAGATTATCGGTTGGCTGCTTGGCAGTGTGTCAATGCGCGGATGGGAATACGTCTGGATTATCCTGCCGTTTTTTCTTTTTGGGGCTCTCATTTTATTGCTGCATATAACGGAACTGAACGCGATGTCGTTTGGTGAGGAGCAGGCAAAGCATTTGGGTGTCAATGTTGGACGGAAGAAGATGAATGTGCTGATTGCCGGGTCGATTTTAACAGGGGCAGCGGTGGCAGTTTCCGGAACAATTGGATTTGTCGGACTGGTCATTCCTCATCTGATTCGCATTTTATGGGGACCGGACCATCGACACTTGCTTCCATTGTCCGTGCTTGCCGGAGCAGGATTTTTAATCATAGCCGATCTTATTTCCCGGACGATTATAGCCCCCTCTCAATTGCCAATCGGTGTCATAACGGCGCTAGTTGGTGCACCGGTATTTGCGGTTATTTTAATGAAGCAGAAATTAAAAACAGTCTAATGATTGGAAAGAGTGGTTAACATGATTGAGGTCAAAAATGCAGCAGGCGGCTATACGAATGAACTGATTGTACGGGGAATCTCGTTTCATGTTGAGCAGGGGGAGCTGTTCGGAGTAATCGGTCCGAATGGAAGCGGAAAAACAACCTTGCTGAAAATGATGAGTAGTATTTTGCCGATCAAAAGTGGGGTGATTACGATGGATGGCAAATCTGTTTCGATGTATCAGACGAAAGGGTTTGCCAAACTGGTTGCCGTTCTGCCCCAGCACACATCACAAACATTCAGCTATACAGTGAAGGAGACCGTTTCGCTTGGCAGGTATGCACACCGCAGCGGTATATTTCAATCACTTTCCGAGGAAGATGAACGGGTAATTGCGGAAGTGATGGAACAGACGGGTGTGCTTCATTACCAGGATGCACTGCTTGACCAGCTTTCAGGCGGGGAGCAGCAGCGGGTTTATTTGGCTCAGGCGTTGGCGCAGAACCCGAAAATTCTTTTACTGGATGAACCGACTAACCACCTTGATCTTGCTTTTCAGAAAGATTTACTCGACTTGCTGAAAAAAATGACTAAAGAAAAGCAGCTTACCGTCATTTCTATTTTTCATGACCTGAATATTGCCGGCTTATACTGTGATCGGCTGCTGCTTTTGGATAATGGCGACATGAAAGCATGTGGAACACCGGATGATGTATTAAAGGCAAATCGGATTCAAGAAATCTATCAAACTGATATCCAAAAATATCCGCATCCGGCTGTGCCCAAACCACAAATTATGCTGGTACCGGATAAACAGTTAAATAGTCCGAATACATTTATTGATGAAAGTTGTTTGACTGTTGGGGATGACATGATCCAGCTGCATTCTCCAATCGCATTACGGACGATGTCATCCGGGGTTACCGGCTCGGGGCTGGGCTGGAACCGGGCGTTTGTAAATCGCCACGTTGCAAAATCATATAATTGTGCGAATCATAAACAGGAAATGGTTGACTATTTACTGGAACACGGATTTGATCCAAATGAAACAGTCGGGATGATGACGGCGGTTACATTACAGGATGTGTCCTTTCAGTTTTTGGAGCAAGACGGTTACTCCATCTTTGTTGTGGTGACAGCTGGAACCGGTAATGCTGTTGACGCGGCATTTGGTGACAAACATGCGCTAGAGTTTGCTCCCGGGACGATTAATACGTGGATATTCATTAACGGCAAATTAACCGATGAAGCGTATATTCAATGTGTCATGACGGCTACAGAGGCAAAGACTAAAGTACTCAGGAAAACGCAGGTTATGGATTCGGTCACTGGAACGATTGCAACTGGTACATCGACTGACAGCATCCTGATTGCAGCAACTCAAACAGGGCCTGACATCCCGTTTGGCGGATCGATCACACCGGTTGGCAGCATGATTGGTAAAGGTGTATTCGAATGTACGAACCAGGCACTTGCAAATTATTTTTCAAGGATGACGAACCGATGATTTGTCATCTGGCAGCGATTGTACTTGCTGTTGCATTGGATTGGTTAATTGGCGACCCGGAAAAATGGCCGCATCCCGTAAAAGGGTTTGGACGGCTTATCGGCTTATTGGATAGACGGCTTAATAACGGCAGATTTCGTAAATTAAAAGGTGTTTTACTCGTATTGACAGTTGTACTGGCTGCGTTTGGGAGCAGCTGCCTTCTGATGGTGTTGAGCTATCAGTGGCATCCGGTGGCAGGCGTCGCCCTTGAAGCTGTTCTTATTTCCACAACAATCGCGCAAAACAATCTTGCCGAAGCAGTAATGAGAGTCTATCACCTGTTGGAAGCAGCGAACTTGCCCGAGGCCAGAACGAAATTATCATATATTGTCGGGCGGGAAACAAACCGGTTGCCGGAACCGGAAATCGTTCGGGGGGCAGTGGAGACCGTTGCGGAAAATACAAGTGACGGGATCACCGCTCCACTGTTTTGGAGTGTTATCGGTGGTGCTCCATTGGCACTTATGTATCGGGCGGTAAATACGTGTGATTCGATGGTCGGCTATCGGAATGAAACATACGGGAAGTTTGGCTGGGCATCTGCCAGGCTGGACGATGTGTTGAACTGGATTCCTGCCAGACTTACCGGATTCCTGATGATGGTTGTGCAAAAGCCGGCAATGACCTCGTTCCATGGTGCATGGTCTGTTTTATTTCGCGATGCACGCAAACATAAAAGCCCGAACGCCGGCTGGGTTGAGGCAGCGGTTGCGGCGTTATTGGGGGTGCGGCTGGGCGGTACAAATGTCTATCATGGAATGACATCGGTTTCCCAGAGGCTAGGCGATCCACATCAACCACTGACCAGCGCACATATTTTGCAAACGATTACGATTATGCGGCGAACAGTATTTTTCTTTTTGCTATGCATGTTGATAGGAGGAATAACCATTGAATTGGCCACTACATGGGGCGAATGCCCATCATCTCTATGAATCTCTTGAATTGCCCATGCCGGATAAAATTATTGATTTCAGTGCAAACCTCAATCCGTTTGGTCCACCTGCTGGCATTCAAGCAAACTGGTCTGACTGGTTTGAAAAAATTTCGGATTTTCCGGATCCAAATGGTAAGGAGCTGGTTCAGCAGATTGCTCGGGAAGAAGGCCTATCGGAAGACACTATATTGCTAGGAAACGGTGGTGCTGAACTGATTGCACTGGTCACACGGATGCTGGCAGGTAAGCGGGTATTACTGATTCATCCGACATTTTCAGAGTATGGGCGGATGTGCAGTGTGGCTGGTTGTGAAATGACGAGTCTTGTGCTGCAGGAAGGGGATTGGCAGTTGCGGATGGAGGAGTTGATTCCAAAATTAGCCGAAGCGGATGCTGTTTTTCTATGTCACCCGAACAACCCGACTGGAATCGTTTATTCCGAATCCTTGATGGAACAAATCATTTCTGCCTGCCATGAGCACAACTGTCTGCTCATAGCCGATGAAGCTTTTTATGATTTTTTGGATAACAAGCAGTCAGTAGCATCGCTTGTAAATAAGTATTCCAACTTAATGGTCATCCGGTCTTTGACGAAGATGTATGCGATTGCTGGATTGAGGTTGGGTTACTTATTAGCGTCGCCTGAACTGGTTAGGAAATTGAAGTCTTTTCAGCCACACTGGAGTGTAAATGCATTGGCACTTGAAGCGGGCAAAGAATGTCTGCTTGACGGGAAACATGCAGCGAAGACACGCTCATTTATTTCCGGGGAACGGGAGCGCATCCTTGCTGTTCTAAAGAAGGCCGGATACCGGGTGTCGCCGAGTAAGGTGAATTTTCATCTGCTGCAGGATCGGGCTTTAGATGAACAGCTGCCATTGTTTCGGTTTTTGCTAAAAAAAGGCATTGTACCGAGACATACCGCTAATTATCAAGGGTTAAACGGACGTTGGATGCGGTTTGCAGTGAAACAGTCCAGGCAAAATGACATCTTATTGGAGGCATTACTTGAATGGCGAACTCACAATTGATCTTTATTACAGGTGGTGCACGAAGCGGTAAAAGCAGCTTTGCAGAGTCATATGCAACGAAGGCCATTGCTGCCAAAAAGCAAGGTGCACTGTATTATCTTGCCACTTCAAGACCAACTGATGATGAGATGAAAGAGCGCATTAAACGACACCGGCAGCTGCGCCAAAAAAGTGGTCAGCAGTGGCACACAATTGAATGTCCGAATGATCTACTAACCGCTTCCCATTTGTTCAGACGTGGTGATGTCGTACTGCTGGACTGTCTGACGATTCTTTTGACAAATGAACTGTTTCGGGGTGATTTTGAGGAATCCGCTTGGCAACAGCAAAAATTTCAGCAGGAGGTCGTGCAGTCGATCCTGGATGGAATTCGGCAGATTCAAGGCGGGGAGATTACACTCTTGGTCGTATCCAATGAGGTGTTAAATCATCCTATGCATGACCAGCCTCTTGTACAGGCGTACAGCAGACTGCTTGGAAAGTTACACCAACAAATCGTCGATATGGCATCTGAAGCATACATGGTTGAAACGGGGATACCAATACTGATGAAGGGAGTGCCTGCAGATGAAGGGAATTATGGTGCAAGGTACGGCATCTAACGTCGGAAAAAGCCTGATTGCGACTGCTCTTTGCCGCATGTTCGTACGGGATGGCTGCCGGGTAGCCCCGTTTAAATCCCAGAATATGTCCAATTTCACTTGTCTTACAAAGAAAGGTGGTGAAATCTCACAGGCCCAGGCACTTCAGGCGGAAGCAGCCAAAGCTGAGCCGTCAATTTGGATGAATCCGATTGTGTTGAAGCCGAGATCCAATTTGGAAGCAGAAGTCATTATGCTTGGTAAGCCTTCAGGAGCACTGACTGATAAGGAATATCGTAAAGTTTTTTATGAACAAGGATTGTCAGCTATTCATGAGTCACTTGAGCGTTTACGTGCCGATTATGATGTTGTCATCCTGGAAGGTGCCGGGAGTCCGGTTGAACTAAATTTAAAAGAAAAAGAGCTGGTCAACATGAAAGTGGCTGAGCTTGCTAAGGTACCGGTTCTGCTTGTTGCTGATATTGACCGTGGCGGTGTGTTCGCAAGCATTGTTGGAACACTTGAATTACTAAGTCCACCCGAGCGGGAACGTGTTCAGGGAATTATTGTGAATAAATTTTGCGGGGATCCTTCCTTATTTTCTGATGGCATGAAGTGGATTGAGGAGAAGACTGGGATTCCGGTGTTGGGACTTGTACCTGTTGTTGAACATATGATAGAAGAGGAAGATTCGTTGTCTTTGGCAGACTGGGAGAACTCACGTGTAGCTGCAGCTGCGGACTCATGTGACAAATACAATCAGCTGGCAGATCAGTTAAAAGAACATCTTGATTGGAAGCTGTTGCTTGATATCATCGAGCGGTGGCAGGAATCATGAAAACTTATTTTTACGGCTTTATCATATCCATTCAATTTTTTAGTGTATTGCCGATCCGAAAAGAAATACCGATGACAAACCGGACAATCGAGCGGGCAATCAGGATGTTTCCGCTGTTTGGTCTATTGCTTGGAAGTATTTGCACCGGTCTATTGTATGGTCTGACGGAGTGGACTATCTTATCACCTTTAAGTACAACATTTATTCTTTGGGTGGTAATGATTGTGTTGACTGGTGGTATTCATTTGGACGGTTGGATGGATACGAGTGATGCGTTCTTTTCCTATCGTGATCAGCATAAGCGGCTGGAAATTATGAATGATCCGCGCACAGGTGCGTTTGGAGTGATCAGCGTGATTGTCCTTCTTGCAGCCAGGTTTCTGTTTATGTATGAAATTGTCGCAAGAATGGCGCCGCTCACGTTTTTGTTGATTTTGTTCATTCCGTTTTTTAGCCGGATGGTAATGGGGTTGCTGCTTGTGCTTGTCCCGCCTGCCAGAGATGAGGAGATGGGGAAGTTATTTCAGCAGGCTTCCAACCAGGCAACGTACCTGAGTTATCTTGCCTATTTTCCGGTAGTATTGGTGCTGATATGGCTTTGGAATTCGGGCGGTGCGATTCCTGCTTTATTGATGCTGCTCGGTACAGTAATTCTTTTCCTGGTGATTCGAAATAGAGTGATGAAATGGTTTGGAGGCATGACCGGTGATATCATCGGTGCTTCAACGGAGGGGGTGGAGGTCTGGTTATGGCTGATTATTTGGCTGTTTCATTACTACGGCATGGGATGACAAAAGAGAATACACGAAAAGCATATATCGGTTGGAAGGATTCTCCGTTATCAGAAGAAGGAAAAAAAGAACTACAGCCATATATTGGGTGTTATTCAAGACCGGGAATTGTCTTTTCAAGTGATTTACGAAGGTGTCGTGAGACTGCGGTCATATTGTTTCCAAATCAGGAAATAACGGAATCAGCGGAATTACGGGAGCTTCATTTCGGCGATTTTGAAGGTAAAACATATGATGAGTTGCAACATTTGGCGGCATATCAACAGTGGGTGGAACAACCCTTTACAGTGCGACCAGTTGGAGGTGAAACGTACGCGGAGTTTTGCAGTAGAATCAATGTAGGGTTTATGCATGTTCGACAGCGGATCCTGGCAAAAGGAAAACAACATGCCGCCCTTGTTACGCATGGCGGGGTGATTCGCTATCTACTTACGGTTTTTTGCGGACAAAACAAGTCTTTCTTTGATTGGAACATTCCTTATGGCGGGGGATACCGCCTGGTTTGGACTAAGGAAAGCTTTAGGAGGGGTGAAAAGTGCATGTCGTTACAGGAGGAGCCTATAACGGAAAATCAGCCTGGGTAAAGGAACATTACCGTCTTGAAGGTGAAAAACATTTTCGGTGGATAGATGCCTGCCAAGATATGTCCTGTCCGAACGCGATGTCTGACTTGAAGCAGGATCTGGTTATTTTTGAAGGAATAGAGCAATGGGTTTGGAACTGGATAAAAAAGAGGCAACCCGAGGATCCACGGGATTTTGGCAAACAGATTATCGGTGATTGGACCGGATGGGAGCAATCCAAAGCGGGTCGAACGTTGGTCGTCATTGGTGTTGATATTTCCAAAGGGATTGTGCCTATGAATCAGGAAATGCGGTTGTGGCGAGATGTGACTGGATGGTCTTATCAGGATTTGGTCAAAAACTGTGATCGGCTGGATCTCATCTGGTATGGGATTCAGAAACAATTGAAATAACAATTTGGAGGGGAAAAACGATGCGTATTTATACAAGGACAGGGGATAAAGGACAAACAGGTCTGATTGGAGGACGCGTGGACAAGGATGATATCCGGGTTGAGGCGTATGGAACAATCGATGAGTTAAATTGCTTTGTGGGAAAAATTATGACTGAGCTTGATCCGGAGCAATTTGCAGACATACTGGATGACCTGGAAAAAATCCAGCATGAACTGTTTGATTGCGGTGGAGATTTGGCAAATGTTTCGAAACGGCGACAACTAAAGTTGACCGAAGAATCTATCGACTATCTTGAGGAAAAAATTGATCAGTTCATCGAGCAGGCACCAAAAGTAGAACGGTTTATTTTACCGGGTGGTGGCAATGCTGCTGCGTCCATTCATATTGCACGGACTATCACAAGAAGGGCGGAGCGGGTTGTACTTCGGCTGATGAAACAGGAATCAGAGGTGCCGGAAGTTCCATTGAAATATTTAAACCGTCTTTCCGATTACTTCTTTGCTCTGGCCAGGGTCGTCAATGCCAAACTTGGAGTAGCGGACGTTGAATATGTAAGAAGTGCCCGTGTGTTCCGTGGTGGAAAACGAAAGGAGAATTAAGCATGCAGTCGAAACAGGTGAGTATGCTTGCTCTTTTCATAGCGCTGTCAGTTATCGGGTCCGCTATTAAAATACCAGCTTTTATAGGGAGTATCGCCCTTGATGTATTTCCCGCACTTCTTGCAGCGTGTCTGCTTGGCAAACGGCAGGGGGCACTCATTGCTGGGGTCGGTCACCTCGTTTCCGCATTTCTAGGCGGTATGCCGCTTGGCCCGATGCATGTGGTTATTGCGCTGGAAATGACACTCCTCGTATGGGTGTTTGGTGCCATGTATCAGAGCGGAAAGCGTCAGCTGGCAGGCATCGTATTTGTGCTGGCGGTGCTGGCACCATTGCCTATGATAGCCCTCCTCGGTACATCTTTTTATATTGTAGTTGTCCCTTCGTTATTCGTCGGTTCACTCTTTAATGTCGTGATCGCACTATTATTCATTCCAAAGCTGGTTGAAGTGTTCGATTCCAGACTGGCGGGGATAACGAAATGAGGCGTGATGCACTGATCGTACCGTTTGATGGAAATGATGAATTGGTGATTGCCACGGATAACAGCGGATCGATTGGCAAAAAAGCTCTTGATGATGTTCAGGTTCCATATGATGTTGTGGCTTACTTTGCTTTTCGGGTTGCGTATATGGAATGTGCGTCGGTTGGAGGTAATCCATTTTCAGTTATTCTCCAAAACTTTAATGGAGATAAAGTCTGGAATGTGCTTGTCAGGGGAATCGAACGGGGAATCGCTGAACTGGGAATTGAAGCACTTCCAATAACCGGCAGTACCGAATCGAATTTTTCCATGCAGCAATCAGCAACAGGCATTACGGTTCTCGGCAAGCGCTTCCATCATAGGGAGTCAGGCGATAAGCCTTTAGGTGAACTGTCTGCAGCCATTATCGGATATCCACTGGTTGGCGATGAGGTCATGCAGAAAAAGGAGCAAATTGCCCCGCTGCATCTGTTTCAGTGGTGCTGTCATCAGGAAGCAGTCGCCGCAGTCGTGCCGGTTGGATCAAAAGGAAGTCTTTACGAATTAAGACAGTTATTCATTGATCAATCTCTTACCTTCACAAGCGAAATCGATTTGAACAAAACATCTGGTCCTGCAACATGTTTTGTGGTTATATACTTACGGACGTTTCAGAATACAATTGCATCAAAGGCAGGTGCGCTGTTTCATAAAGTTGAAATTGCCGGTGGGGGATGAGGCTAAGAAAGGATACATTAGAGTGTTCGGGAGTTGTGGAAGTATTCGATACTAACGGAAGAATTTTTTGCGGAGATGGTATAATAAGGCTGATGAGGAGTCCTGTCAATAACGGGACTCCTCTTTTTAACGCTCATGAAAAAATATTCGCGATTTCGTTACGGATATTCGCGTTTTTGAACTACTTATTCGTGATTCAGACCGGAATATTAGCGTTTTTAAACCACGTATTCGCGTTTTCAAATAGTTACGCGGATTCGATTCCAACTTAAGGGATCGGTTTACGTGCGGTTTTGCCTCGGACTTGTGCGTTTTTTCATCATATATGTGCGATTTATTTCCTGTGAAATTCCCCGGCGAAACGCTAAATCGCGGATAAATACCTCATATTCGTGGATATCTTATACAAAAACGTGGTTATCCACTCTGGAACCGCGGATATCGCAACCAAAATCACGGATATATCCTGATTTCAAACCTGCCTTACTGTGCCTCAGTAGGATGAATAGATTTTAATGCCGAACTTTCCTTCTTTCCATGCATGAAGTAGTAGAGCATAGTTGCTGCCAGTACCATCACACCCATTATGATATACAAGTTACTGTATCCGGTTAACGGGATGATAAACCCAAGCACATATGGTCCGAAGCCAAGGCCCGCATCGAGCGCGATGTAGTAGGTGGATGTTGCCAGCCCGATCCGGGGAGGTGGTGTCACCTTAACGGCGATGGCCTGTGTGATTGATTGCATATTCCCGAAACCGAAACCAATCAGAATACCTGCTAATAATAACGGTATGCTTGATTCGGCTGTACCTAAAAGCAATAACCCTGCTGTGAATAAAATAAATGCCGGGTACATGACAGCATTTGCACCTTTCACATCCATTAACCTTCCTGTGAATGGGCGTGACACCAGGATTGCTAGAGCATAAACAACAAAAAATAGGCTTGCCATTTCAACCAGGTCAATTTCAATCGCATAAAAATTAATAAAGGAAAGAACGCTTGAATAACCGAGTGAGACGATGAGAATGACAAAGGCAATTGGCAATGCATTTGGTTCAACAAAATCGGAAAGTTTAAATTTGGACCTTTCAGCGGATGTTGCGGGTTTTTCAACTTCCGGTACATTTAAAAAGAGTG is a window of Virgibacillus ihumii DNA encoding:
- a CDS encoding adenosylcobinamide amidohydrolase, whose product is MIEVKNAAGGYTNELIVRGISFHVEQGELFGVIGPNGSGKTTLLKMMSSILPIKSGVITMDGKSVSMYQTKGFAKLVAVLPQHTSQTFSYTVKETVSLGRYAHRSGIFQSLSEEDERVIAEVMEQTGVLHYQDALLDQLSGGEQQRVYLAQALAQNPKILLLDEPTNHLDLAFQKDLLDLLKKMTKEKQLTVISIFHDLNIAGLYCDRLLLLDNGDMKACGTPDDVLKANRIQEIYQTDIQKYPHPAVPKPQIMLVPDKQLNSPNTFIDESCLTVGDDMIQLHSPIALRTMSSGVTGSGLGWNRAFVNRHVAKSYNCANHKQEMVDYLLEHGFDPNETVGMMTAVTLQDVSFQFLEQDGYSIFVVVTAGTGNAVDAAFGDKHALEFAPGTINTWIFINGKLTDEAYIQCVMTATEAKTKVLRKTQVMDSVTGTIATGTSTDSILIAATQTGPDIPFGGSITPVGSMIGKGVFECTNQALANYFSRMTNR
- the cbiB gene encoding adenosylcobinamide-phosphate synthase CbiB, whose protein sequence is MCHLAAIVLAVALDWLIGDPEKWPHPVKGFGRLIGLLDRRLNNGRFRKLKGVLLVLTVVLAAFGSSCLLMVLSYQWHPVAGVALEAVLISTTIAQNNLAEAVMRVYHLLEAANLPEARTKLSYIVGRETNRLPEPEIVRGAVETVAENTSDGITAPLFWSVIGGAPLALMYRAVNTCDSMVGYRNETYGKFGWASARLDDVLNWIPARLTGFLMMVVQKPAMTSFHGAWSVLFRDARKHKSPNAGWVEAAVAALLGVRLGGTNVYHGMTSVSQRLGDPHQPLTSAHILQTITIMRRTVFFFLLCMLIGGITIELATTWGECPSSL
- the cobD gene encoding threonine-phosphate decarboxylase CobD, which encodes MNWPLHGANAHHLYESLELPMPDKIIDFSANLNPFGPPAGIQANWSDWFEKISDFPDPNGKELVQQIAREEGLSEDTILLGNGGAELIALVTRMLAGKRVLLIHPTFSEYGRMCSVAGCEMTSLVLQEGDWQLRMEELIPKLAEADAVFLCHPNNPTGIVYSESLMEQIISACHEHNCLLIADEAFYDFLDNKQSVASLVNKYSNLMVIRSLTKMYAIAGLRLGYLLASPELVRKLKSFQPHWSVNALALEAGKECLLDGKHAAKTRSFISGERERILAVLKKAGYRVSPSKVNFHLLQDRALDEQLPLFRFLLKKGIVPRHTANYQGLNGRWMRFAVKQSRQNDILLEALLEWRTHN
- a CDS encoding bifunctional adenosylcobinamide kinase/adenosylcobinamide-phosphate guanylyltransferase gives rise to the protein MANSQLIFITGGARSGKSSFAESYATKAIAAKKQGALYYLATSRPTDDEMKERIKRHRQLRQKSGQQWHTIECPNDLLTASHLFRRGDVVLLDCLTILLTNELFRGDFEESAWQQQKFQQEVVQSILDGIRQIQGGEITLLVVSNEVLNHPMHDQPLVQAYSRLLGKLHQQIVDMASEAYMVETGIPILMKGVPADEGNYGARYGI
- a CDS encoding cobyric acid synthase, with the translated sequence MKGIMVQGTASNVGKSLIATALCRMFVRDGCRVAPFKSQNMSNFTCLTKKGGEISQAQALQAEAAKAEPSIWMNPIVLKPRSNLEAEVIMLGKPSGALTDKEYRKVFYEQGLSAIHESLERLRADYDVVILEGAGSPVELNLKEKELVNMKVAELAKVPVLLVADIDRGGVFASIVGTLELLSPPERERVQGIIVNKFCGDPSLFSDGMKWIEEKTGIPVLGLVPVVEHMIEEEDSLSLADWENSRVAAAADSCDKYNQLADQLKEHLDWKLLLDIIERWQES
- the cobS gene encoding adenosylcobinamide-GDP ribazoletransferase codes for the protein MKTYFYGFIISIQFFSVLPIRKEIPMTNRTIERAIRMFPLFGLLLGSICTGLLYGLTEWTILSPLSTTFILWVVMIVLTGGIHLDGWMDTSDAFFSYRDQHKRLEIMNDPRTGAFGVISVIVLLAARFLFMYEIVARMAPLTFLLILFIPFFSRMVMGLLLVLVPPARDEEMGKLFQQASNQATYLSYLAYFPVVLVLIWLWNSGGAIPALLMLLGTVILFLVIRNRVMKWFGGMTGDIIGASTEGVEVWLWLIIWLFHYYGMG
- a CDS encoding histidine phosphatase family protein, with product MADYLAVSLLRHGMTKENTRKAYIGWKDSPLSEEGKKELQPYIGCYSRPGIVFSSDLRRCRETAVILFPNQEITESAELRELHFGDFEGKTYDELQHLAAYQQWVEQPFTVRPVGGETYAEFCSRINVGFMHVRQRILAKGKQHAALVTHGGVIRYLLTVFCGQNKSFFDWNIPYGGGYRLVWTKESFRRGEKCMSLQEEPITENQPG
- a CDS encoding bifunctional adenosylcobinamide kinase/adenosylcobinamide-phosphate guanylyltransferase, whose translation is MHVVTGGAYNGKSAWVKEHYRLEGEKHFRWIDACQDMSCPNAMSDLKQDLVIFEGIEQWVWNWIKKRQPEDPRDFGKQIIGDWTGWEQSKAGRTLVVIGVDISKGIVPMNQEMRLWRDVTGWSYQDLVKNCDRLDLIWYGIQKQLK
- a CDS encoding cob(I)yrinic acid a,c-diamide adenosyltransferase — protein: MRIYTRTGDKGQTGLIGGRVDKDDIRVEAYGTIDELNCFVGKIMTELDPEQFADILDDLEKIQHELFDCGGDLANVSKRRQLKLTEESIDYLEEKIDQFIEQAPKVERFILPGGGNAAASIHIARTITRRAERVVLRLMKQESEVPEVPLKYLNRLSDYFFALARVVNAKLGVADVEYVRSARVFRGGKRKEN
- a CDS encoding ECF transporter S component, which translates into the protein MQSKQVSMLALFIALSVIGSAIKIPAFIGSIALDVFPALLAACLLGKRQGALIAGVGHLVSAFLGGMPLGPMHVVIALEMTLLVWVFGAMYQSGKRQLAGIVFVLAVLAPLPMIALLGTSFYIVVVPSLFVGSLFNVVIALLFIPKLVEVFDSRLAGITK
- a CDS encoding ATP-binding protein — translated: MRRDALIVPFDGNDELVIATDNSGSIGKKALDDVQVPYDVVAYFAFRVAYMECASVGGNPFSVILQNFNGDKVWNVLVRGIERGIAELGIEALPITGSTESNFSMQQSATGITVLGKRFHHRESGDKPLGELSAAIIGYPLVGDEVMQKKEQIAPLHLFQWCCHQEAVAAVVPVGSKGSLYELRQLFIDQSLTFTSEIDLNKTSGPATCFVVIYLRTFQNTIASKAGALFHKVEIAGGG
- a CDS encoding MFS transporter is translated as MNQSKAKLWTKDFIIISSANFFLYLVFYLLLVTMAVYAVEQFHVSESQGGLVTGIFIIGTLIGRLFIGRMITTIGNKRMLYLGLIFFVLISLLYFIKIGITFLLITRLLHGITLGMASTATGTIVAGVIPEVRKGEGISYYSMSITLATAIGPFIGLFMSQHTSFSVIFGFCLALGIISFIIALFLNVPEVEKPATSAERSKFKLSDFVEPNALPIAFVILIVSLGYSSVLSFINFYAIEIDLVEMASLFFVVYALAILVSRPFTGRLMDVKGANAVMYPAFILFTAGLLLLGTAESSIPLLLAGILIGFGFGNMQSITQAIAVKVTPPPRIGLATSTYYIALDAGLGFGPYVLGFIIPLTGYSNLYIIMGVMVLAATMLYYFMHGKKESSALKSIHPTEAQ